A stretch of Arcobacter sp. LA11 DNA encodes these proteins:
- a CDS encoding NIPSNAP family protein has product MITCYLNYKIEPKKIKEFEHYAKLWIPLVDKFGGTHHGYFLPSEGTNNVALALFTFSSLSKYEEYRNASFKDEECIKAFEYAEETDCIISYERSFFRPVFQ; this is encoded by the coding sequence ATGATTACATGTTATTTAAACTATAAGATAGAACCTAAAAAAATAAAAGAATTCGAACACTATGCAAAACTTTGGATTCCACTTGTAGATAAATTTGGTGGAACACACCATGGATATTTTTTACCAAGTGAAGGAACAAACAATGTAGCTCTTGCGCTATTTACTTTTTCTTCTTTATCAAAATATGAAGAATATAGAAATGCTTCTTTTAAAGATGAAGAATGTATCAAAGCTTTTGAATATGCAGAAGAAACTGATTGTATTATTTCATATGAAAGAAGTTTTTTTAGACCTGTATTCCAATAA
- the rpsL gene encoding 30S ribosomal protein S12 → MPTINQLVRKERKRVIKKSKSPALDKCPQRRGVCTRVYTTTPKKPNSALRKVAKVRLTTGFEVISYIGGEGHNLQEHSIVLVRGGRVKDLPGVKYHIVRGALDTAGVANRTVARSKYGTKKPKK, encoded by the coding sequence ATGCCTACAATCAATCAGCTTGTAAGAAAAGAGCGAAAAAGAGTGATTAAAAAATCAAAATCACCAGCTTTAGACAAATGTCCACAAAGAAGAGGAGTATGTACAAGAGTATATACAACTACTCCAAAGAAACCTAACTCGGCTTTAAGAAAAGTTGCAAAAGTTAGATTAACAACTGGGTTCGAAGTTATTTCGTACATCGGTGGTGAGGGTCACAACCTTCAAGAACACTCTATCGTATTAGTTAGAGGGGGAAGAGTTAAAGATTTACCTGGTGTTAAATATCACATCGTTAGAGGTGCTTTAGATACTGCTGGTGTTGCAAACAGAACTGTTGCAAGATCTAAATATGGTACTAAAAAGCCTAAGAAATAA
- the rpsG gene encoding 30S ribosomal protein S7: MRRRKAPVREVMADPIYNSKVITKFINTVMLDGRKSAAQKIMYGAIANLDARGEEAGIEVFEKAIENVKPLLEVKSRRVGGATYQVPVEVRPVRRQTLALRWIVDAARKRNERTMVERLANELFEASTDRGASFKKKEDMHRMAEANKAFAHYRW, encoded by the coding sequence ATGAGAAGAAGAAAAGCTCCCGTAAGAGAAGTAATGGCTGATCCTATCTACAATAGTAAAGTGATCACTAAATTTATTAATACTGTAATGTTAGATGGTAGAAAATCTGCTGCACAAAAAATTATGTATGGTGCGATTGCAAACTTAGATGCAAGAGGTGAAGAAGCTGGTATCGAAGTATTTGAAAAAGCAATTGAAAATGTTAAACCACTTTTAGAAGTAAAATCTAGAAGAGTAGGTGGAGCAACTTACCAAGTTCCTGTTGAAGTTAGACCTGTAAGAAGACAAACTTTAGCATTAAGATGGATTGTTGACGCTGCTAGAAAAAGAAACGAAAGAACTATGGTTGAGAGATTAGCTAATGAGTTATTCGAAGCTTCAACTGATAGAGGTGCTTCATTCAAGAAGAAAGAAGACATGCATAGAATGGCAGAAGCTAATAAAGCATTTGCACACTATAGATGGTAA
- the fusA gene encoding elongation factor G, whose translation MARKTPLNRLRNIGIAAHIDAGKTTTTERILFYTGVEHKIGEVHDGAATMDWMEQEQERGITITSAATTCNWTHPKTNEELQINIIDTPGHVDFTIEVERSMRVLDGAVAVFCSVGGVQPQSETVWRQANKYRVPRMIFVNKMDRTGADFFMVEEQVGSRLKANPVPIQIPIGAEENFAGVVDLVSMKAIVWDQDAAMGSNYHVEDIPAELQDQAEEYREKMVESAAEQDEELMEKYLEGEELTEEEIVAGLKKGCLAMEITPMTCGTAFKNKGVQTLLDAVAMYMPSPLEVEDIKGETQDGEAVVVESTDEGEVAGLAFKIMTDPFVGQLTFTRIYRGILQSGTYVLNSTKMKKERIGRLLKMHAIKREEVNELYAGEIGAVVGLKTTITGDTLASEKDPVILERMDFPDPVISVAVEPKTKADQEKMGVALGKLAQEDPSFRVATDEESGQTIISGMGELHLEILVDRMKREFKVEAEVGAPQVAYRETIKNPVKQEYKYAKQSGGKGQYGHVYLDINPLPSDSEINYEFHNAIKGGAVPKEYIPAVDKGCQEAMAGGILAGYPMVNIEVTLYDGSFHDVDSSEMAFKLAASMGFKKGCRSDAAQPVILEPMMKVEIETPEDYMGDVIGDVNKRRGQVNSMDDRAGVKLVVAMIPLSEMFGYSTDLRSMSQGRATYSMIFDNYSEVPKNVSEEIIKKRNG comes from the coding sequence ATGGCAAGAAAAACACCACTTAATAGATTAAGAAATATTGGTATTGCTGCACATATTGATGCAGGTAAAACAACAACAACTGAAAGAATTTTATTCTACACAGGTGTTGAGCATAAAATTGGTGAGGTTCATGATGGTGCTGCTACTATGGACTGGATGGAACAAGAGCAAGAAAGAGGTATTACAATTACTTCTGCTGCAACTACTTGTAACTGGACTCACCCAAAAACAAACGAAGAATTACAAATAAACATCATTGACACTCCAGGTCACGTTGACTTCACTATTGAAGTTGAGAGATCTATGAGAGTTCTTGATGGTGCTGTAGCTGTATTCTGTTCAGTTGGTGGGGTTCAACCACAATCTGAAACTGTTTGGAGACAAGCAAACAAATATAGAGTTCCAAGAATGATTTTCGTTAACAAAATGGATAGAACTGGTGCAGATTTCTTTATGGTTGAAGAACAAGTAGGTTCTAGACTTAAAGCTAATCCTGTTCCAATTCAAATTCCTATTGGTGCTGAAGAAAACTTCGCTGGTGTTGTTGATTTAGTATCTATGAAAGCAATCGTTTGGGATCAAGATGCTGCAATGGGTTCAAATTACCATGTTGAAGATATTCCTGCTGAGTTACAAGACCAAGCTGAAGAATATAGAGAAAAAATGGTTGAGTCTGCTGCTGAGCAAGACGAAGAGTTAATGGAAAAATACCTTGAAGGTGAAGAATTAACTGAAGAAGAAATCGTTGCTGGTCTTAAAAAAGGTTGTTTAGCAATGGAAATTACTCCAATGACTTGTGGTACTGCATTTAAAAACAAAGGTGTTCAAACTTTACTTGACGCTGTTGCTATGTATATGCCTTCTCCATTAGAAGTTGAAGATATCAAAGGCGAAACACAAGACGGTGAAGCTGTTGTTGTTGAATCTACTGATGAAGGTGAAGTTGCTGGTCTTGCATTCAAGATTATGACTGACCCATTTGTTGGACAATTAACTTTCACAAGAATCTATAGAGGTATTTTACAATCAGGTACTTACGTACTTAACTCTACAAAGATGAAAAAAGAAAGAATCGGAAGACTTCTTAAGATGCATGCTATCAAAAGAGAAGAAGTTAACGAATTATACGCTGGTGAAATTGGTGCAGTTGTTGGTCTTAAGACTACAATCACTGGTGATACATTAGCATCTGAAAAAGATCCAGTAATCTTAGAAAGAATGGACTTCCCAGATCCAGTTATTTCTGTTGCAGTTGAGCCAAAAACTAAAGCTGACCAAGAAAAAATGGGTGTAGCATTAGGAAAATTAGCACAAGAAGATCCATCATTTAGAGTTGCAACTGATGAAGAATCTGGTCAAACTATTATTTCAGGAATGGGTGAATTACACCTTGAAATTCTTGTTGATAGAATGAAAAGAGAATTTAAAGTTGAAGCTGAAGTTGGTGCTCCTCAAGTTGCATACAGAGAGACTATTAAGAATCCTGTTAAACAAGAGTACAAATACGCTAAGCAATCTGGTGGTAAAGGTCAATATGGTCATGTATACTTAGACATTAACCCATTACCTTCTGATTCAGAAATTAACTATGAATTCCATAATGCTATTAAAGGTGGGGCTGTTCCTAAAGAATATATCCCTGCAGTTGATAAAGGTTGTCAAGAAGCAATGGCTGGTGGTATTTTAGCTGGTTATCCAATGGTAAACATCGAAGTTACACTTTATGATGGTTCTTTCCACGACGTTGATTCATCTGAAATGGCATTTAAACTTGCTGCTTCTATGGGATTCAAAAAAGGTTGTAGATCAGATGCTGCTCAACCAGTTATCTTAGAACCAATGATGAAAGTTGAAATTGAAACTCCTGAAGATTATATGGGAGATGTTATCGGTGACGTTAACAAAAGAAGAGGACAAGTAAATTCTATGGATGATAGAGCTGGTGTTAAATTAGTTGTAGCAATGATTCCATTATCTGAAATGTTCGGATACTCTACAGACTTAAGATCTATGTCTCAAGGTAGAGCTACTTATTCTATGATTTTCGATAACTATTCTGAAGTTCCAAAAAATGTTTCTGAAGAAATTATCAAAAAGAGAAATGGTTAA
- a CDS encoding NAD(+)/NADH kinase yields MKVTRSSEKLKVSNIAGVVLKPDSPEIKKEFLEIKKCLKNHGIEVFLEKCSATMIGEEGLSLDELCEKVDFLVSVGGDGTLLSVVRKSFNYNIPVLGIHMGTLGFLTDIIYEEFPNFLRDFKSDNYRIDNRMLVECCVNDKCFVAFNDIVISRKTVSSMITIKAKIDGNSFNSYYGDGVIISTPTGSTAYNLSVGGPVVYPLTEAFIITPVAPHSLTQRPLVMPADIVIEFKITDEQGAVLLIDGQDTYEVENNAVIKVTIAQNKAKLIHRTKRNFFEVLNEKLGWGN; encoded by the coding sequence TTGAAAGTAACAAGAAGTTCAGAGAAACTAAAAGTCTCAAATATTGCAGGTGTTGTATTAAAACCTGATTCGCCAGAAATTAAAAAAGAATTTTTAGAAATAAAAAAATGCCTTAAAAATCATGGAATAGAAGTATTTTTAGAAAAATGTAGTGCTACTATGATAGGTGAAGAAGGTTTATCATTAGATGAACTTTGTGAAAAGGTAGATTTTTTAGTATCTGTAGGTGGTGATGGGACTCTTTTATCTGTAGTTAGAAAATCATTTAATTATAACATTCCTGTTCTTGGTATTCATATGGGAACATTAGGTTTTTTAACAGATATTATTTATGAAGAGTTTCCAAATTTTTTAAGAGATTTTAAATCTGATAATTATCGGATTGATAATAGAATGCTAGTTGAGTGTTGCGTAAATGACAAATGTTTTGTAGCTTTCAATGATATTGTAATTTCAAGAAAAACTGTATCTTCGATGATTACAATAAAAGCTAAGATTGATGGAAATTCTTTTAATTCTTATTATGGGGATGGAGTTATTATCTCTACACCTACTGGTTCAACTGCATACAATCTTTCAGTTGGAGGCCCTGTTGTTTACCCTTTAACTGAAGCATTTATTATAACTCCTGTTGCTCCTCATAGTTTAACTCAAAGACCTTTAGTAATGCCAGCAGATATAGTTATTGAGTTTAAAATCACAGATGAACAAGGTGCCGTATTGTTAATAGATGGACAAGATACTTATGAAGTAGAAAATAATGCAGTTATTAAAGTTACGATTGCACAAAATAAAGCAAAATTAATTCATAGAACAAAGAGAAACTTTTTTGAAGTTCTAAATGAGAAATTAGGGTGGGGTAACTAA
- a CDS encoding AAA family ATPase produces the protein MINRIYLKDFLSFNEVDMELNSGLVLFTGPSGAGKSVLMQSILSLFAIGESKASLGEVSLNGLNIENEAYDISFDDDIVIKEIKKDKVRYFLNSQTISKKNLNQFSKSLIKHLHLKDTSDFDSDKLLDFLDSLCIKESSEFKIVKENYDTTFKKLQEIKKELSKIKEDESKLEDLKEFAKFEIEKIKSVNPQVGEYEELNDIKKKLSKKEKIQEAMEKANPLFSYTTAANSALELLDEDSAFFDDAINELNNIFEKFNDSLLEMEELDIENVLDRIEKLSALQKRFGSIDESLEYKKQKEEELESYENISFEKVILEKNLTKTSKEIESLAKELSLYRKEASKTLEEKINYYLKYLYLSNAKINFVEKELDRNGIDEIVFELNGVNLETISSGEFNRLRLALLTSISEFDIIENGILFLDEIDANLSGKESSAIATVLNKLSKSYQIFAISHQPQLTSTAQQHFLVDKKDGVSSVKKLDETSRIDEIARMISGENITDDAYTFAKNLLNERKS, from the coding sequence ATGATTAATAGAATTTATCTTAAAGATTTCCTCTCATTTAATGAAGTGGATATGGAACTAAACTCAGGTTTAGTTTTATTTACAGGTCCAAGTGGTGCTGGAAAATCAGTTTTAATGCAATCTATTTTATCTTTATTTGCAATTGGTGAAAGTAAAGCAAGTTTAGGCGAAGTAAGTTTAAATGGTTTAAATATTGAAAATGAAGCTTATGATATATCATTTGATGATGATATTGTTATAAAAGAGATAAAAAAAGATAAAGTAAGGTATTTTTTAAATTCTCAAACAATATCAAAAAAGAATTTAAACCAATTTTCAAAAAGTTTAATAAAACATCTTCATCTAAAAGATACAAGTGATTTTGATAGCGATAAGTTACTTGATTTTTTAGATTCTCTTTGTATCAAAGAATCTTCAGAATTTAAAATAGTAAAAGAGAATTATGATACTACTTTTAAAAAACTACAAGAGATAAAAAAAGAGCTTTCAAAGATAAAAGAAGATGAATCGAAGCTAGAAGATTTAAAAGAATTTGCTAAATTTGAGATTGAAAAAATAAAATCTGTAAATCCTCAAGTAGGGGAATATGAAGAATTAAACGATATAAAAAAGAAACTATCAAAAAAAGAAAAAATTCAAGAGGCTATGGAAAAAGCGAATCCTCTTTTTTCTTATACTACAGCTGCAAATTCAGCTTTAGAATTGTTAGATGAGGATTCTGCTTTTTTTGATGATGCAATAAATGAACTAAATAATATTTTTGAAAAATTCAATGACTCTCTTTTAGAAATGGAAGAACTTGATATAGAAAATGTACTTGATAGAATTGAAAAACTATCTGCTTTGCAAAAAAGGTTTGGTTCTATTGATGAATCTTTAGAGTATAAAAAACAAAAAGAAGAAGAGCTTGAATCTTATGAAAATATATCTTTTGAAAAAGTAATATTAGAAAAGAATTTGACTAAAACTTCAAAAGAGATTGAGTCTTTAGCAAAAGAATTATCTTTATATAGAAAAGAAGCCTCAAAAACTTTAGAAGAGAAAATAAACTACTATTTAAAATATTTATATCTTTCAAATGCAAAAATAAACTTTGTAGAGAAAGAGTTAGATAGAAATGGTATAGATGAAATAGTTTTTGAATTAAATGGTGTTAATTTAGAGACGATTAGTAGTGGTGAGTTTAATCGTTTAAGACTTGCATTATTAACTTCAATCAGTGAGTTTGATATTATTGAAAATGGAATTCTTTTTTTAGATGAGATTGATGCAAATTTAAGTGGGAAAGAAAGCTCTGCTATAGCAACAGTTTTAAATAAGTTATCAAAATCATATCAAATATTTGCAATTTCTCATCAGCCTCAATTAACTTCAACAGCACAGCAACATTTCTTAGTTGATAAAAAAGATGGAGTATCAAGTGTTAAAAAACTTGATGAAACTTCTAGAATAGATGAAATAGCAAGAATGATTAGTGGTGAAAATATAACTGATGATGCATATACTTTTGCAAAAAATTTATTAAATGAAAGAAAGAGCTAG
- a CDS encoding ankyrin repeat domain-containing protein, with protein sequence MIRNLFKKITADDVLEELAKPSIKESKIKSMLEHININHKNQNLQTFLHLIITQNHIESVKWLLNNNINYNAVDIFGDTAIILASKYGYTDTITALLKRDDINVDYEDHNRYTAIDFAILNNHFGAYKKLKPRIHNINKRNKENQTILHLAIKAENYKVIDDIFSDPNFDINNELLFYQYSYINKTMLNKILSKFDNLNIKDSMERNILFYVVQNGSECEDIFNSLINRELDIDCIDKKGNNILLHLINYILKKEEIFFEEEPEDLIRHKNEIANLINFIPVILERNTNTFICNNKNDTILSLPAKANNLDILNILFEYEVHIDIQNRDKETALSTVITKGTKYSEVIYLLLDYGASANIKDKNGQTVIEKLIDAILIVKNGKKAKNSLKRNLDFNTDYATVLETVLYNTDVNLSLLNSKEEPYIFETLRYGNIDLLKVLVKHGADINQTDIDSNNIIYKYMEENKTFKKDSQQKEYHNNLQTIIMMGANVNAKDSYGGITLHKAILDCNMPTIKLLLHSGADMHAIDNKGRNIVHNSIWKNDIKVFKLIYSYNKTLLNEPDKFGVLAINYAAFLGYTTLVLELIELGAYINNPYKKNKYILNFLKKFHKNIKPLKDEARTKAQKAKIKNLIDNMKEEFNIEN encoded by the coding sequence ATGATTAGGAACTTATTCAAAAAAATAACTGCAGATGACGTTTTAGAAGAACTTGCTAAACCCTCTATCAAAGAGAGTAAAATTAAATCAATGCTAGAACATATAAATATCAATCACAAAAATCAAAATTTGCAAACTTTTTTGCATTTGATTATTACCCAAAATCACATTGAATCCGTAAAATGGCTTTTAAACAATAATATAAACTACAATGCCGTAGATATCTTTGGAGATACAGCAATAATACTAGCATCAAAGTATGGATATACAGATACGATTACGGCTTTATTAAAAAGAGATGATATTAATGTTGACTATGAAGACCATAATAGATACACAGCTATAGATTTTGCAATATTAAATAATCATTTCGGTGCATATAAAAAACTCAAACCTCGTATTCACAATATCAATAAAAGAAACAAAGAAAATCAAACAATCTTACATCTAGCAATAAAAGCTGAAAACTATAAAGTTATAGATGATATATTTTCTGATCCAAATTTTGATATTAACAATGAATTACTGTTTTATCAATACTCTTATATAAACAAAACTATGTTAAATAAAATTCTAAGTAAGTTTGATAATCTAAATATAAAAGATTCAATGGAAAGAAATATTCTTTTTTATGTAGTTCAAAATGGTTCTGAATGTGAAGATATTTTTAATTCTTTAATAAATAGAGAATTAGATATTGATTGTATCGATAAAAAAGGAAATAATATACTCCTTCATTTGATTAACTATATTTTAAAAAAAGAAGAAATATTTTTTGAAGAAGAGCCTGAAGATTTAATAAGACATAAAAATGAAATTGCAAATCTTATAAATTTTATTCCTGTTATTTTAGAGAGAAATACTAACACTTTTATTTGCAATAACAAAAATGACACTATATTATCTTTACCTGCGAAAGCTAATAACCTTGATATATTAAATATCTTATTTGAATATGAAGTACATATTGATATTCAAAATAGAGATAAAGAGACTGCTTTAAGTACTGTCATAACAAAAGGTACAAAATATTCAGAAGTTATCTATTTACTATTAGATTATGGTGCAAGTGCAAATATAAAAGATAAAAATGGACAAACAGTTATTGAAAAGTTAATTGATGCAATATTAATTGTAAAAAATGGTAAAAAGGCAAAAAACTCTCTAAAAAGAAACCTTGATTTTAATACAGATTATGCAACTGTATTAGAAACTGTTTTATATAATACTGACGTAAACTTATCTCTATTAAACTCAAAAGAAGAGCCTTATATTTTTGAAACACTAAGATATGGAAATATAGATTTATTAAAAGTTCTAGTTAAACATGGCGCCGATATAAATCAAACAGATATAGATAGTAATAATATCATCTATAAATATATGGAAGAGAATAAAACTTTCAAAAAAGATAGCCAACAAAAAGAATATCATAATAACTTACAAACAATTATCATGATGGGAGCAAATGTAAATGCAAAGGATTCTTATGGAGGGATAACACTTCATAAAGCTATTTTAGATTGTAATATGCCCACAATAAAACTTCTTTTACATTCAGGTGCTGATATGCATGCTATTGATAATAAAGGAAGAAATATCGTTCATAATTCAATTTGGAAAAATGATATTAAAGTATTTAAACTTATATACTCATACAACAAAACCTTATTGAATGAACCAGATAAGTTTGGAGTTTTAGCAATAAATTATGCAGCATTTTTAGGTTATACAACTTTGGTTTTAGAATTAATTGAATTAGGAGCATACATAAATAATCCCTATAAAAAAAATAAATATATTTTAAACTTCTTAAAAAAATTCCATAAAAATATAAAACCTCTAAAAGATGAAGCTAGAACAAAAGCTCAAAAAGCAAAAATAAAAAATTTAATAGATAATATGAAAGAAGAGTTCAATATAGAAAACTAG